Below is a genomic region from Hevea brasiliensis isolate MT/VB/25A 57/8 chromosome 3, ASM3005281v1, whole genome shotgun sequence.
aacaatttaaatcaaaagcataataaatatttcatcacaatggtgtcagaattcaatatttcaaattattcaaaacaatatgcagaagagaatttacagaaattctacgttgtgcacaaaccttaagcgagttgcctcttagccttgactcgattcctcgggttctttcccagtgttcttttccactaaaacacacagtttcacagtgttttagtatcataacttagcataaatccaaaaataaatttaaattcacttttacctagctctaatgtgctaaacttgacgttctttaaattttatgttttggggttactattcactacactattcaagtcaatttgttgactttctaaggcttaatgagtACGgggattccaacttcacccacataccacattttggtcactaaatttgttggttttgattgtttactcaaattctaagtcttttaggcaaatttgcaaattttcagttttggtatgttaagttgcactgtttcattggtcatttttctgttacaatttagaaaaacttccttcatagaaaatgtttcctattgtcttaactttattctcctttttggatcactccaattagagttttgtagctcaagttatagccatttgaatcaaggttgccggattggacttaacccagattttctgggcaaattttggttctggcagttttaggtcaccaaatttgggtggccaaatgacttggttaagggcataatttggattggtgttattcatgaaagttttaggtctatatctcaactgtccactggtaaaatttcaggtcatttagacctgcctagctcaagttatggccaaatgaacaaacactgttcatttggtcatttttgtacaggtcagactgcaaaaatccgaatttggtcaatttgtttactaggttttggtcactttttgggcatgatttctaaatgaaaaatgtgtcattttgtgtctattttcattcccaattggtctcataccaattggacttgtaaattttcagttttggtccctcaaagggaccttggtcctactgcttgcagcatgaccacattcaatccgaatttaaactcaattcaaacacttccaacacacttcatttggtcacaattgaccatttctcacctcaaactaggttaaacacatcatttcaccatttctccaaattttgtctcccaaaccctaggtgtccaaaaccctaattcaccaattcattgcatttaactaattcaaggcatttaatcataatcattcaacacaattaagctcacatacacttttgaatccaccaaattcatacatacatatATCAAGACCCTAGTTGACCAAAATTTAACTTGGTCCTTCataattgtttttatttcattttaagtttatttctaagttaattaagctataaacacaactaataaactaaattttgcaacttaaatcactaacctcaacttggatgctaattcttcaatttccttcttcttttcttctttcttttgtgatcaatcttcttctcaagtgactaaaacaagttctAATAAGTTAAGTTGGGGTCAAAATAGGTTTAAATGGTTGAaagaaagcttggattcaagcttttATGGTGTAACAATGGTGGTTTGAGGGAGAGGGAAGAGTGGCCGGCTTGGTTGGGAGAGAAGACCAACAATGTTTttcatttcttctttttttttttatgtattataactctttaattatcctatagtttcaatttttaataattaagtttattgcatcatgcttatgtcaccacatgatgtcattactttttcaacttttctttttctttttttcatatttatttttctattagttctttaatttaattctcgactccgaaattttcttttctccgattttatttaacagttaggtcaggagtcagctctcggggttaaattaccaaattgcccctcgccggttcaacccggtttataaataatttaatatttcttctggctccctgacctaattatttgactggcttaacaattctttttcatgattttctcttttccactgtgttcgtaatagtcctaagtattgcgacgtcacattttatggttcgaaatttgagtttaaattgacttcgcaatccttcccgagaaggtcacccatcgctgtgactctcagctcatttaacttcttatgttctgtttttcttatttataattaactaattggcaattactaattatttgtatttatggcttctctagttatcttaagtgtggttctaatctccttaattgtccggaccgactccagttaccggaacagtgaaatgtaccaggctatacaaataggggtgttacacaaaaatcacctctgaaggtgaaatgaccaaaattttagcttaacagactaaaattgtctataccaattgaaaatttttttaagcattttcttagcattctaataccatagaaacctcaatgactcttcactagagtcccaaaaattattttatgaattttctcctgggtctagggctcctagttgcgaggactacaacttccctctgggttacccatcgctagggcaccggctcatttaacttggttgtattttatttctaaaatttttcctaaatttttcttattaatatttgagttaattatggttcctcactttagtttaaatatttttccagacgttctagctgtccagaccgacactgatcaccggaacagtagaatgtacggaatggatatAGTGATGGTGTtacaccttttgtctttatcTTTTATCTTGTCCTCCACTTAGAGTGTCGGTGTGAAGCTTTATTTAAAGTTTGTGTCTGTAACTAGCTTTCTTTTGAAAAGCTTATCTGGTTAGTTATTATGGCTTGTAATGTTCCTAAGGCCTCTCATCTATATAAGGGAGCCTAGTTCAGTTGTAACTCAAGAGCCATCTTAGAAAATAAAATCCTATGTGTTTCTCTCGTGGCTTTCTAAACTCTCCTCTCTTCTCTTCTGAAACTCCAAGAATGTATACTATTTCTCGTAACTCAGTTgcacgtatgctctacacttgcctcacATGAGGATCCTGTGTACCAATAATGCATCTATTTTGATCCGATAAGTTACGATCCTCATACTGTATACTGTATATAAGCACAAAAGGGCTCGCAGCCTTAGAGTACCAAAGAGTGGGAAGCGGCATTGAGCATGATTTCTTTGAAAGATATAGATGGATATGGTAAGATTtgggtaaaaattttttttttttgaagagagAGAATGTGTGGGTGTGTAAGGACAAATTGAGGGTGAGAGGATCGAGTGGGATTTTAGATTTGATTAGCGATTCTCAACAACCATGCCAAGGAGAATTAGCCTGAAATGGCCTTATACCTCAGCCCCACACTTTTTATTTCAATACTCTCCAAAAGTTTTGTTTTCATGATCGTTTTTGTCGATCAATGGACTCAAACAATCATTTCTAACCATTTCTTCGTTCCTGGCCTTCTATAGCTACGCTTTGACATTGTTTTGCTTGGTAATAACTCTGTTTGTGTAAGTTCTCTGCTTTAAAGCAAATCAAGCTCGTATTTTCTGAATGAACTGTCTGTGCAAGCAACTAATGAAAGGAACCCTTAAGTAGGGGTGAGCAGATTTTGGTTCGAACCAAATCAATTtggttcaatcggttcgattttaaaattttgattatttcggtttgattcggttttgaagagaaaaaaattggttaaacagaaccaaacgaaatagtaattttatatattcaaatcgaaccgaatcgatttttgaattgatatatttttatgggaaatttatgaattatatttaattatatatataaattatttaatttcattgattaatggttattaggttcaaatcaaagccaaaattagaccaaataacttgaaaatcaagtctaaattaaaaaataataaaaaagcaaAACCGATCGATTTGAACCGAATCGAACAGAAAATGGAGCGGTTCAGTTCAATTCGATTTTTTATCCattttggttcggttcagtttttaaaatatgtaattcgattttcataatttaattcggttctattcggttcggttcagttcaaTTTTAACTAAATGCTCACCCCTACCCTTGAGCGGTTACTTATGGTGCATATTATGAAATCATATAGCTTTGGTAGAAAGAAATGGCTTAATTTCTTTTCATACGAGTGGAACTTCCTATTTTCAGATTTGTGTGGCTTGTTAGTAGACTTGAGTTTTTAGAGATGATCAATATATGTCTCAGTTGGAAGCAACACGGATAATCTACTCAAAGGTAATATTGTCATTTTATATAGCAAAGAACAATTTTATGATAATCGTTAAGATCATTACTAAATTTGGTCACTCTTCCATTCATAGGGGAAGAGATTACTAAATTTGGCAACTTTTTTTATTCATGGGGTAGAGATAAGCTTTCTGGTGCTTTAGGTGCACAACACTTCCTTTTCTCTCCCCTATTTATTGGTTAATCATACCTTTTTATCTGGATGCAACAAAGCTAAGTCTAGAACCTTCCATTTATAGCAAAAGTTGTTGTATAAtggattaaatttttatcaatatgggGAAGCAGTTATacataaagaagaaaaaaaaaatagttctaAATCCTAATGCATACCTTTTCTCTATAGAAGTTCGTAAATTCTTAGTGGCTTTACACAGGCATACAATTTCCATTGGAAAGAAAATACGTGAGCAGTATGTCTGTAGTTGAATACCATTGCATGCATTCTAGAAATGTATGGTTTTATGGATTCAAATTCACAAATGGTGAAAAGATAACTATTATATGCTATTTTCCTCTGCAATAATATGTTCTTATTTTCATTCCTCTTTCTCATTAATTTTTATGATAATCGTAtccttttattttgtttttaaatgCCTTAATATTTTAATGCATATCATGATAATTAGGCTTGGCAATAGAACTACAAAAACCATATAAGAATTGTTACAGAGGATACTGTAAAATAGTACATCCATATTACACTTATTCCATGGGTAATACATATGTTAATCTGTGAGTAAACTTTTTATTTTGATAACCTGTTTCAAAGAGTTATTACCTATATTTCATGCAGTCTTATAGAGTGCTTTCATAAGATCAAATGTGTATATTGTCATGTAATCAACTTTCTTCGCTGATTCAAAAGCCTATTCTTTTGAATTCATTAATCTTTCATTTGTAAAGTTATCATATATATCTAGACATGCTCCAAAATCTCTTTAATGTTAGCGTTCCCAAGCCCTCCAGAATTGGTGAAGAATTTGAAACCATTCTGATTGTAAAAGCTTTTTACAAGTTCCTTCTCAAATTAAGGGTTAATTAAAAGTGTGCACATTTCCATTGTTGGCTTGCAAACTCACCTCCTCAAATGACGCAAAGTATCATGCATTTCAATAATCTAGACACTTGGATGATGTTGACATTCATCTTGGACATAAAGCTGAACATTTTTAATGTAATAGCTGGCTTGCTTTTTAGTAAATATCATCTTATGGATATAATTCTATTTTTATGTGGAAAATAATATAATGCTTTAACAACTATATTCAATTCATTAGATGTTCCTTAattggttttgatttttttttttttttttgaccatGTTCATGCAAATCATTGATTTGCTACTTTCTATTCAACCTTTATGATTGAGGCCCATCATAGTCTCAATAAAATTAGCGTTGctccttaattaattttgacGGAACTTGATTTGGTTCTTACGTGAGCTTAAGCTACGATGAAGTAAGGATCAATTTATCCTTGATACGTTTCGATGTTGTTAAGACTAGCCCATATCAAGTGCTCTTCAAACAAGTCTGGGGATTACATAATATGTAGCTCAATAAGTTACTAtcaaaattaatagattaattccgACAAGCATTTGTCAAATCCTTAGAGAAAAGCCCTTTTTTCGGGGGTACCATATCTTGTTAACTTATTAACGACTTATGTTTCAACATGAGGAGctttaatatttgaaattatgGTAGTTGTGTGCCCCCTTGGCGTCTCCCAGAAGATGGGGGTTTCTCTTTCTTTGTGTTGGTGGAATAATACTATTTCAATTTTCATTCCCTAAGAGGAAAGAAATTGCATTTCTTGCAAATTTGCTAGATTTCAAGAATTGCAATAGATAGGGATTCCTTTTTGAGTCCTCTACATGTTCCCAAAGTTATCTATTTTGCTATTTAGGTCATAACTAGACCAAGAGCTATAATTATATTCATTAGGCTTAAGAAGGGAAAATATAGGCCAATATATTCGTAAATCTTCAAGATTTACAGACAAATTATGCTAAGATATTATTGGATTTTTTGGAGACTTTTAAGAGATTTTGACTTATAAATGAGCTAAAATATTTGGAGATCTCTATGATTTATTGACATTAAACTTGAGAAGGGACAATATATGCTAAGATATTCACAGATTCTCTTGATTTACTGATAGATTatgctaagttttttttttttttgagattttaaaGAGATTTTGACTTTTTGATGAGCTAAGACATTTAGAGATCTCCATGATTTATTGACAGATCATGTTAAAATATTTTGGAGATTTTTAAAagattttaacttataaattagctAAGATATTCAAACATCTCCATGATTTGCCGACAAATTATGTAAAgatattattgatttttttttaaagatttttttatagattttattttataaatgagCTAAGATGTATAGAAATCTCCCTCGTTTACTGACAAGCCTTTATACCTTTAACTGTTCTAAGATCTTTGGTTGCTTTTTAGTGTTTATCCTTTTTGGTGGACACTGTTCTTACAACATTGGTCGCTTTTTCTTtcggttttatttttattttatggatAAATGCTTCTAGCCTTTTAtggtaggattttttttttctttgatatgaaattgatagatttatttagaaaaaaaaaaaaaaaaaaaagtctcgtCTGAAGTGGAATTCAATTTCTAGGTTTAACATATCGATGTTTGGTGTTTTGGGTGTTGCTGTTTTGCCTTTGGTTTTAATAAGAGAGCGCACTTGAGGAATTCCACTTGCTTACCTTGGTTGGCTTAGAGAGAAAGTCGCCTAGAGAAGCTTTGCTTTGTTCTTAGCTTGCAACATTCGACAATAATGGTTTTTGAATGTTAGTGCAGTATCACTGTCTGCATATTGGTATTTTGTATCCATATTGAATGAATCTAACTCTATATAGCTAATGAGATTAtttaatagaaaataaaagaattagaTATGTTCAATTGTAAAGTTTTTTGCTTTTTCTTTGTTTCTGATGGAAggaaaaatttcaataatcacaTATTGGTAATGATTTCTGAtttttgaagttcaatcttcCATAATCatcataatataaaattataaaagatagaactttaataattttctaaaaaaatctCCTATATTGtgcaagtaatctaaaagaaATAAGGTTtagttattattaaaaaaattattctgCTCTGCTCCCATCATTTCAAAACAGAaactttcaatttttttatatttatatttttctaattcaaattaaaaaaaaaaaaggatgtgAGACATGCCAAtgttaaatcatattttattctttgatattttataaaaataacaaGTAACTTTCAAgaatttttttaaagaatattttaaaatatatttttgataTCGAAATCACTAAATATTTAttgatataatttttaattttaagataagactaacaaaataaattaatagtatttttattttaacttttaaataaaattattttcactTTTATAATTTCTTGAGAAAAAAAGAACAGAGATGAATGATAATAAGAAAAAAGATTAATGGGTAAATAAGAACAAGTTGAGAAATGGAGAGCAAAGagagaataattaaattataactttTACAAACTTTGAGGAGCAAAAAAAATTGTCTCACGTGTTAAATTGATCCAATTTGTGAAAAGTTTAATGCGTAATTATCACATAAATTACTTTCGTTTTTGATTGAGCATCGAAGCCAAATTCACGGGACAAATTGGCatttaatcctttttttttttttcttgtaaacGGCATTTAATCCTTCTTCTTCTTAGACAATTAGGTCAATTAAGTCTCAAATTGGGCTAAATTAACCAAAAATAACTAGCAATAACAGCATGGCGCGGTCTCCAAAGATCTATAATATCGATCACAATCAAGTGCTACAATGCAACTTCTGCAAAGAAATGTCCAATTTTAACTCGTTGACAGAGTAACAAAGGTTACCAAACAGAAGCAACAGGACATACCAACATTATGTCACAAACAAATGATTAATATACACACAATCCAAGTGCACTGGGATCTAGCAATAGAACAAAGCAAATACACGGTTTCAAtgcaaaataaaattaatcagaAAGCATTGAATATTAGTGGATCAAGTTCAAGGAAACTAGAAAATGGAAACATAAATTGCCAAAGACAATTTAGTTTAGCAAGACTTGCACGTTAATAAACACCCAAAAGACCATCACTAAGAACAATCACAACTACCTTTTGAGCCAAAAGCATCGATTAAAATCCctacaaaaagaattaaaaaaaagacAAAGAAAAATAGGAATACTTTCTTAACCTTTTAAGAATTCTTTCAGTTTAGTTTTGGTGGGAGTAGATAATCACTTTGCCATCATGACCTTCACAAATTCCTCATAATTTATCTGGCCATCACCATCAACATCAGCCTCCCTTATCATTTCATCAACTTCTTCATCAGTAAGCTTCTCACCAAGATTTGTCATCACATGGCGTAACTCAGCAGCAGAAATAAAACCATTTTGATCCTTGTCAAAAACTCTGAATGCCTCTTTTAACTCCTCTTCAGAGTCGGTGTCTTTCATCTTCCTAGCCATGAGATTCAAAAACTCAGGGAAATCAATAGTTCCATTCCCATCTGCATCAACTTCATTAATCATGTCCTGGAGCTCTGCCTCAGTGGGGTTCTGTCCCAGTGATCTCATCACAGTCCCAAGCTCCTTTGTGGTAATGCAACctgaaattgaaaataaattaattaaaaaactaGACCTTAAACTTCAACTACATATCATGACTCTAATCATACGGGAATCATTTTATGGATTGTAATTATGTtgcaatagtacaaagaaaaccaCACTAAAACAACAATTGCAACAACAAACACCTCTGTTTCAATCTTCTGAATAGACCTTAGCATGTGTGACAACAACGAGAGTTTACAAATAGTTTCAAGTATCCAACATGTAGAGCAACACTTTTTGAGAAAATTGTCATGATGCCATGGCCAGGACAAGAAGAAACACATCAGTTTGTACAATAATCAGCAGGAAACTCATAGAGCCACATATCAAATCCGTAGAACAAATCAAGTATATAATAACATAAAGGATACACGTTTGCGTTCACTAGCTAAAAAGAATTCACAATGAGGGTAAGAAccaaaaatgctaaaaatttcaaATTGTTGGGATTCTATTAAAAACACTAAATATACATCacaaaattgaatcaaaattcaAGTGTGAATTTAAGAGTGTCATGTatattcaatttcattttaaaagtaAGAATTTTAAGAAATAATGGGATGCATTTTGTAATTTAATCTTATTAATTGAGTCAAATATTTAGTAATTTCCTGCTTTCTATATAAGGCAACACAATTTCCAAACAATGGAAAAAACATTTTCGCATCTCGAAGAAAAAAAAGTTCAAAACAGCgatcaaataataaattgaaaattgGAAAAAATTATTCAACCATCAAAATATCCACAAGCAAAAACGAATGAAAAATACAGAAAATAAGACTAAGACAGACACAAACACCAAAATCAAAGCTAGATCtagaaatatatataaatataaggaAGGATGGAACCATCTCCATCTTTGTCGAACAAGCTGAAGGCTTCCTTGAACTCAGAGATCTGATCATCGGTGAGTTGATCTGCCATTTCTAAGTCCTCTCACTTTGTTCTTCTGAAAtttaaagaacaaaaaaaaatccTCTAATCAAGATCGGAGAAGGAAAAAGGAGAGGACACTGGAAGAGAGAACAGATGGCGTTTTATATGCCCACAGGGCAGCGTTCAATATGCCCACAGGGCAGCGTTCAATCCTTTATTGGGCAAGTGCTTGTCTTTCAGATGCTGTTATTACGcggtttattattatattttggttttttcttattaaattattatttttttattacacaatTTTTAAATATGACTTACAGTTTAATTTCGTGGTCATCGACTTTTATCTCATGTTGAATAGTgttccaattaaaattttaatttaaattcattataaaattattttttatttaattaaattaatttatcgaTGAGGTTTTTTTTTGAGCAAGGGATTCAACGGgtataagtttaaatttaagTATAGCAAGTGAGCATGGACGGAGCAATTTATTATTGGATGGGTTAATTGACcacttaattttaaaaaaatgaattttttagTCATGTATTGTATTAAATTATCTGTATAATCtcactaaaataatttttttatttcaccaaaatttttaaatattattatacccAATAAATTTAGACTGATTGAAAACTTTACCCTAAGcatttattattttaatctcttaaaataaataatagaacttaaaaaaatcaaaatatatcTACCAAAATACTACAAGTTGCAgctattttttttctttgattattATTCTTTTTCTAACTTTCATCCTTTCTCCTTCTCATatttacataaatcataatttttttctcttaattttctttttctaaaaaaataattatcattCTATACTAACTGACTttgtcttttttcttttttatttttatatcaacaaaattagtataaaaactcaatttcataagttaaacttttttttttctaattttgaaTGAAAGATTAGTTGTTAGAATGATTCTTTCATtacaaatattgaaaaaaaaaatgaactttAATAGCACTGATAATGAAGCCATGATGCACTAATTTTAGAAAATGAAAACTTGTCGAATGCAATTATAAATCTACAATTATAGtggaaatttattattttataaaattatttttttttctactcgTTTGTTAGTACATATTGAAAATTTACATTcattattgtatttttttattagttgatattttattattatacaattttttttaattgagtaaaatatttttttttattcaatgatATAATTTCTTAACTCTACTCCTACAAATGAATATTGTGTTTTTAGCCATTAAATTAAGTAATGCCACACAATTTACTTTATATCGTACTTTAGATTTTCTCAATTGATGTAACTTGTGCAGGAAAATGCTCCTAAAGAAAGACAATATACATGAATAGGTAGAGTACAACTTATAGTTTTCTTCCTTCTTACTTGATGCGAAAGAACATTTAATCAAACAATGGGTTGTAATAGACCAGCAACAGCCAAAGTTATTAAGCAAGCAAAACGGTGCGTGTAAAGGCTTAGTAAAACAATGCAAAGTGGAACAAGAAAGAAAAGAAACTTCTCTTAAAGGAAAGACACGCGTGCGACTAAAGTAGCTGTTAAACAAGGTAGCAAACTTATTTTATCCAGTAGCTAGCTCAACTAGCAATCCATTGTATATGCTAGCATttctttttgtatttttttagcaAATCTAGAATTGTACAAATGGCTCTAGAATGTTTAGCTTATGTGTATCTATTGTTTTTTATCTGTTGATGGCTGTCGAATAGTTGATgactgtcgaatccaccagaaattaaattaactgaaatcattaattatgaaatattttctgcagtaagtggtaaattcAGATCGAATTCTAgagattgaattattaaatttcgtgcacttatgtaatggaaaaaagaaacaaaggttgggggaggttaattcgcaatccaaagaagaaatcaaaaatccaaaattaaaatctaaaaataagaaactctccaattaaacaaacttcagtccaagataattcacattccaatgcattaatttgatcatagacaaaagaaatataattatatcttattgaatacttaacgtagatttaccaaacagtgaggtaaacccctgacttctctatactcatcaattcgagcacagcactcttattgactctaattattaactgagttgataTTAAGCAAtcatcatcaaattaataactgctttaagaaaaggaagtagttaagctgaacaacaatttatgaagtataaatcatttaatccaccatattgtttccttaggttgttatcgaaaacttggatcataatcaataaaacctaattgctactcatatttaatcttacacaataattaccgattataaagatgaactagtaattgatcaaatcaaacaattaactaataggcctttttagcaaatcattcaatagataaaaaacaattaaatcagaaaacaatagatattcaaaaagatataaattaaattaagaacctgatctcacaaattacacataagaacttgaattcCTTAAACTGAATTAAgagcttagccactcatgttcatgaattacagaaaaataaagaaaaataaagaaaaaaaaatctaaaaagagaaatttagattaaagcatatttgcatgaaatttaaagaaataaattagagtttattactaacctttgtgtaaTAATCtccaactccccttttctccaaatttctttctatttcttgctcctctatacttttcaaggtgcaaggatgaggtttaagttgataattagtgtcacaccctacccctctgtaaggcataacatgatcccgtagtatacctaatgaattaccaactccgtctactgataacccattaaatacactacaagggattttaaaaacttttcttacttcttttacagtggtgagcactatttacaggtgttaaaaact
It encodes:
- the LOC110661487 gene encoding calmodulin-7 isoform X1; this encodes MADQLTDDQISEFKEAFSLFDKDGDGCITTKELGTVMRSLGQNPTEAELQDMINEVDADGNGTIDFPEFLNLMARKMKDTDSEEELKEAFRVFDKDQNGFISAAELRHVMTNLGEKLTDEEVDEMIREADVDGDGQINYEEFVKVMMAK
- the LOC110661487 gene encoding calmodulin-2/4 isoform X2, yielding MRSLGQNPTEAELQDMINEVDADGNGTIDFPEFLNLMARKMKDTDSEEELKEAFRVFDKDQNGFISAAELRHVMTNLGEKLTDEEVDEMIREADVDGDGQINYEEFVKVMMAK